The proteins below come from a single Mus musculus strain C57BL/6J chromosome 5, GRCm38.p6 C57BL/6J genomic window:
- the Znhit1 gene encoding zinc finger HIT domain-containing protein 1 isoform X1, translating to MLWETQHQEWAVRSQDPGQRRVLDRAARQRRINRQLEALENDNFQDDPHAGLPQLGKRLPQFDDDADTGKKKKKTRGDHFKLRFRKNFQALLEEQNLSASEGPNYLTACAGPPSRPQRPFCAVCGFPSPYTCVSCGARYCTVRCLGTHQETRCLKWTV from the exons TTCGCTCCCAGGACCCTGGACAGCGGCGGGTGCTGGACAGGGCAGCCAGGCAGCGGCGGATCAACCGACAGCTGGAGGCATTGGAGAATGACAACTTCCAGGATGACCCCCATGCCGGCCTCCCCCAGCTGGGCAAGAGGCTACCTCAGTTTGATGATGATGCAGACACAG gaaagaaaaagaagaaaactcgaGGTGACCACTTTAAACTTCGCTTCCGGAAAAACTTccaggctttgctggaggagcaG AACCTGAGTGCATCTGAGGGCCCCAACTACTTGACAGCCTGTGCCGGCCCCCCATCTCGGCCCCAGCGTCCCTTCTGTGCTGTGTGTGGCTTCCCATCCCCGTATACCTGTGTGAGCTGTGGTGCCCGGTACTGCACCGTGCGCTGCCTGGGTACCCATCAGGAGACCAG gTGTCTGAAGTGGACCGTGTAA
- the Znhit1 gene encoding zinc finger HIT domain-containing protein 1 isoform 1 (isoform 1 is encoded by transcript variant 1), which yields MQTARQVRSQDPGQRRVLDRAARQRRINRQLEALENDNFQDDPHAGLPQLGKRLPQFDDDADTGKKKKKTRGDHFKLRFRKNFQALLEEQNLSASEGPNYLTACAGPPSRPQRPFCAVCGFPSPYTCVSCGARYCTVRCLGTHQETRCLKWTV from the exons TTCGCTCCCAGGACCCTGGACAGCGGCGGGTGCTGGACAGGGCAGCCAGGCAGCGGCGGATCAACCGACAGCTGGAGGCATTGGAGAATGACAACTTCCAGGATGACCCCCATGCCGGCCTCCCCCAGCTGGGCAAGAGGCTACCTCAGTTTGATGATGATGCAGACACAG gaaagaaaaagaagaaaactcgaGGTGACCACTTTAAACTTCGCTTCCGGAAAAACTTccaggctttgctggaggagcaG AACCTGAGTGCATCTGAGGGCCCCAACTACTTGACAGCCTGTGCCGGCCCCCCATCTCGGCCCCAGCGTCCCTTCTGTGCTGTGTGTGGCTTCCCATCCCCGTATACCTGTGTGAGCTGTGGTGCCCGGTACTGCACCGTGCGCTGCCTGGGTACCCATCAGGAGACCAG gTGTCTGAAGTGGACCGTGTAA
- the Znhit1 gene encoding zinc finger HIT domain-containing protein 1 isoform 2 (isoform 2 is encoded by transcript variant 2) yields the protein MVEKKPAVRSQDPGQRRVLDRAARQRRINRQLEALENDNFQDDPHAGLPQLGKRLPQFDDDADTGKKKKKTRGDHFKLRFRKNFQALLEEQNLSASEGPNYLTACAGPPSRPQRPFCAVCGFPSPYTCVSCGARYCTVRCLGTHQETRCLKWTV from the exons TTCGCTCCCAGGACCCTGGACAGCGGCGGGTGCTGGACAGGGCAGCCAGGCAGCGGCGGATCAACCGACAGCTGGAGGCATTGGAGAATGACAACTTCCAGGATGACCCCCATGCCGGCCTCCCCCAGCTGGGCAAGAGGCTACCTCAGTTTGATGATGATGCAGACACAG gaaagaaaaagaagaaaactcgaGGTGACCACTTTAAACTTCGCTTCCGGAAAAACTTccaggctttgctggaggagcaG AACCTGAGTGCATCTGAGGGCCCCAACTACTTGACAGCCTGTGCCGGCCCCCCATCTCGGCCCCAGCGTCCCTTCTGTGCTGTGTGTGGCTTCCCATCCCCGTATACCTGTGTGAGCTGTGGTGCCCGGTACTGCACCGTGCGCTGCCTGGGTACCCATCAGGAGACCAG gTGTCTGAAGTGGACCGTGTAA